A stretch of Aythya fuligula isolate bAytFul2 chromosome 1, bAytFul2.pri, whole genome shotgun sequence DNA encodes these proteins:
- the KERA gene encoding keratocan, producing the protein MTLKVCPSLLLLFLAHSVWTRTVRQVYDDLDPEHWSHYTFECPQECFCPPSFPNALYCDNKGLKEIPAIPARIWYLYLQNNLIETISDKPFVNATHLRWINLNKNKITNSGIESGVLSKLKRLLYLFLEDNELEEVPAPLPVGLEQLRLARNKISRIPEGVFSNLENLTMLDLHQNNLLDSALQSDTFQGLNSLMQLNIAKNSLKKMPLSIPANTLQLFLDNNSIEVIPENYFSAIPKVTFLRLNYNKLSDDGIPPNGFNVSSILDLQLSHNQLTKIPPINARLEHLHLDHNRIKSVNGTQICPVSITVAEDYGFYGNIPRLRYLRLDGNEIQPPIPLDIMICFRLLQAVVI; encoded by the exons ATGACTCTAAAAGTCTGTCCAAGCCTTTTGCTCTTATTCTTAGCTCATTCTGTGTGGACTCGAACTGTGAGACAAGTTTATGATGACCTGGATCCTGAACATTGGTCTCACTACACTTTTGAGTGTCCACAAGAATGTTTTTGTCCTCCTAGTTTCCCCAATGCATTATACTGTGATAACAAAGGTCTTAAAGAAATACCTGCAATCCCAGCAAGAATTTGGTACCTCTATCTTCAAAACAACCTAATTGAAACAATTTCAGATAAGCCTTTTGTGAATGCCACTCATCTGAGGTGGATAAATCTGAACAAGAATAAAATTACCAACAGTGGAATTGAGAGTGGTGTGCTGAGCAAGCTGAAAAGGCTGCTTTACTTGTTCCTTGAAGATAATGAATTGGAAGAGGTGCCTGCTCCATTACCAGTGGGCTTGGAACAGCTAAGGCTGGCTAGAAACAAAATCTCCAGAATCCCAGAAGGAGTCTTCAGCAACTTGGAAAACCTTACTATGTTAGATCTGCACCAGAACAATTTGTTGGACAGCGCTCTTCAAAGTGACACCTTCCAAGGACTCAACAGTCTTATGCAACTCAACATAGCAAAAAATTCCCTTAAAAAGATGCCTTTAAGCATTCCAGCTAacacactgcagctgttttTAGACAACAACTCCATTGAAGTGATACCAGAAAACTACTTCAGTGCAATACCCAAAGTGACGTTCCTTAGGCTGAACTACAATAAGTTATCTGATGATGGTATTCCCCCAAATGGGTTTAATGTTTCATCTATTCTAGACTTACAGCTGTCTCATAACCAGCTCACTAAAATTCCACCTATCAATGCTCGTCTTGAGCACCTTCACCTTGATCACAACAGAATCAAAA gTGTCAATGGTACTCAGATATGCCCAGTCTCAATTACTGTAGCAGAAGACTATGGTTTTTATGGTAACATTCCTCGCCTCCGCTATCTACGCTTGGATGGAAATGAAATTCAGCCTCCAATTCCATTGGACATCATGATATGTTTCCGACTACTGCAGGCTGTTGTCatataa